The Polyangiaceae bacterium genome window below encodes:
- a CDS encoding HPF/RaiA family ribosome-associated protein, producing MMIPLELTFRNMAHSDAIETAVRERVAKLERLFPRMISCRVVVEEQGARQDRARGLAYHVRVDVRVPGCELVGDKTPPPQRFHEDVYVALRDAFDAVGRELEDFARRERGDVKAHEEHPRGKVTSIYPDRGYGFIEGPDEVAVYFHRNSVHNGKFESLAVGSDVTFVEEHGDKGPQARAVFLPKKR from the coding sequence ATGATGATCCCGCTGGAATTGACGTTTCGTAACATGGCTCACTCGGACGCCATCGAGACAGCGGTGCGCGAGCGCGTAGCGAAGCTCGAGAGGTTGTTCCCGCGCATGATTTCGTGCCGCGTCGTCGTGGAAGAGCAGGGCGCTCGGCAGGATCGAGCGCGCGGGCTCGCGTACCATGTTCGCGTCGACGTCAGGGTGCCAGGGTGCGAGCTCGTCGGTGACAAGACACCTCCGCCGCAGCGATTTCACGAGGACGTCTATGTCGCGCTGCGAGATGCGTTCGACGCGGTCGGCCGCGAGCTCGAGGACTTTGCGCGACGGGAGCGGGGCGACGTGAAAGCGCACGAGGAACACCCGCGGGGCAAAGTTACGTCGATTTATCCGGATCGGGGATACGGATTCATCGAGGGACCCGACGAAGTCGCGGTGTACTTTCATCGCAACAGCGTGCACAACGGCAAGTTCGAGAGTCTCGCAGTCGGCAGCGACGTCACGTTCGTCGAGGAACACGGCGACAAGGGACCTCAGGCGCGAGCGGTGTTTTTGCCAAAAAAGAGATGA
- a CDS encoding response regulator produces MTGIAGTRPRARVGTKNPWALTRGGALLVVATVGMALLLRQSLNPLLEGTLPLVVFVIPVAICAALGGFWVGVLATATSAALGIYYFMQPTGQFDIPMTFQNVLRLGSFSAIGLIISTISGRLHKQIERLINVEQQVAAREAALRNVNAELERRTAELESFISHAPVGFALIDRDKRYIRANEALAKMTGLAPEELAGRSVADLTPPHQVAQVEGNLQHVFDTGETLQSLACTSGLPTHPGEERNLFLTMFPVRDSHGIVAVGGVTLDITDQKRAERAWRESDLRLRLALDAASAGTWDWDIVHDELTWSDTNYALYGRDPKTNPVTNLRSWLDSLLPDERAAEEAAAARTLARDPSEEDTYRAEFRIEHPQKGVRWLLGLGRVLRDDQGRPTRLIGINLDITDRKHTEESERAARAEAERLSRLKDEFLATISHELRTPLTAILGWTDILKRPKRDQEKLDRGLDVIERNARVLAQIVSDLLDVGRIVSGKMHLDASPVDLGTLTRGAIETIRPIAKAKGVTVRADIDPIEEPLLGDPARIEQIVWNLLSNAIKFTPRDGVVDVRVEARDEWAGITVSDTGQGIAPEFLPQLFQRFRQEDSSSSRKYGGLGLGLAIVKHLSELHGGRVSAESAGVGRGATFTVELPLARSSDQYALTSGTRTMGSTGGSTLDGIRVLVVEDEPDTRELVQRVLEESAAEVVSAASAAEALRVLDSARPDVLVSDIGMPGMDGYALLRAIRARSCSANGHPPLPAIALTAFARIEDRDRALDAGYAEHLTKPIDPGRLVTTVARLYREYRGRTSLNQNRLLTG; encoded by the coding sequence ATGACCGGTATTGCTGGCACGCGGCCTCGAGCACGGGTCGGGACCAAAAACCCGTGGGCGCTCACCCGTGGCGGCGCGCTCTTGGTCGTCGCCACCGTCGGAATGGCGTTGCTGCTTCGCCAGAGCCTCAATCCGCTTTTGGAGGGCACCTTGCCGCTCGTCGTGTTCGTCATCCCGGTCGCCATTTGCGCGGCGCTCGGCGGCTTTTGGGTCGGCGTTTTGGCCACCGCCACGAGCGCCGCGTTGGGCATCTATTACTTCATGCAGCCCACCGGGCAGTTCGATATTCCGATGACCTTTCAAAATGTCCTGCGCCTCGGGTCGTTCTCTGCCATCGGGCTCATCATCAGCACCATAAGCGGCCGCTTGCACAAGCAAATCGAACGCTTGATCAATGTCGAGCAGCAGGTGGCCGCTCGAGAAGCCGCGCTGCGCAATGTCAACGCCGAGCTCGAACGGCGCACCGCCGAGCTCGAATCGTTCATTTCGCATGCACCCGTAGGGTTTGCCCTTATCGACCGAGACAAACGCTACATTCGGGCAAACGAAGCCCTCGCGAAAATGACTGGGCTTGCTCCCGAAGAGCTTGCCGGACGCTCTGTTGCGGACCTCACACCACCCCATCAGGTCGCCCAAGTCGAAGGCAATCTTCAACACGTCTTTGATACGGGAGAAACCCTGCAATCGTTGGCATGCACGAGCGGGCTGCCCACACATCCAGGCGAAGAGCGCAATCTGTTTTTGACGATGTTCCCTGTCCGCGATTCGCACGGCATCGTCGCTGTTGGTGGCGTCACACTCGACATCACGGATCAGAAGCGGGCCGAACGAGCTTGGCGTGAAAGCGACCTGCGCCTGCGCTTGGCACTCGATGCAGCTTCCGCTGGCACGTGGGACTGGGACATCGTCCACGACGAGCTCACGTGGTCGGACACGAACTACGCGCTTTACGGGCGAGATCCTAAAACGAACCCTGTCACAAACCTTCGTAGCTGGCTAGATTCGTTGCTTCCCGACGAGCGAGCAGCGGAGGAAGCAGCCGCCGCGCGAACTTTGGCGCGCGACCCCAGCGAGGAGGATACGTACCGCGCCGAATTTCGGATTGAGCACCCCCAAAAGGGCGTGCGCTGGCTGCTTGGACTGGGCCGCGTCCTCCGCGACGACCAAGGCCGTCCTACGCGACTCATCGGCATCAACCTCGACATCACCGACCGCAAACACACGGAGGAAAGCGAACGCGCCGCGCGCGCCGAAGCCGAACGCTTGAGCCGGCTTAAAGACGAGTTTCTTGCGACGATATCCCACGAGCTTCGAACGCCGCTCACCGCGATCCTCGGATGGACCGACATCCTCAAACGGCCGAAGCGCGACCAGGAAAAACTCGACCGAGGCCTCGACGTGATTGAACGCAATGCACGCGTGCTGGCACAAATCGTATCGGATCTCTTGGACGTCGGGCGCATCGTGAGCGGCAAAATGCACCTCGATGCTTCGCCCGTCGATCTCGGAACCTTGACACGCGGAGCCATCGAAACCATTCGTCCCATCGCGAAAGCAAAAGGCGTCACGGTTCGTGCAGACATCGATCCCATCGAAGAACCGCTCCTCGGAGACCCTGCGCGCATCGAACAAATCGTGTGGAATCTCTTGTCGAATGCCATCAAGTTCACACCTCGCGACGGCGTTGTCGACGTGCGTGTCGAGGCGCGCGACGAATGGGCCGGCATTACCGTGAGCGATACGGGACAAGGCATTGCTCCGGAATTTTTGCCGCAGCTTTTCCAGCGATTTCGGCAGGAAGATTCGTCGTCGTCGCGCAAATACGGCGGCTTGGGCTTGGGTCTCGCCATCGTAAAACACCTGTCGGAGCTGCACGGAGGGCGGGTGAGCGCGGAGAGCGCAGGCGTCGGCCGAGGTGCGACGTTCACCGTCGAGCTCCCGCTCGCTCGATCCTCGGACCAATATGCGCTCACGTCAGGAACGAGAACCATGGGCTCGACGGGCGGATCGACGCTGGATGGCATACGTGTCCTCGTGGTCGAAGACGAGCCGGATACGCGGGAGCTCGTGCAACGGGTGCTGGAGGAATCTGCAGCGGAAGTCGTGAGCGCAGCGTCCGCCGCCGAAGCGCTCAGGGTGCTCGACTCCGCGCGACCGGATGTGCTCGTCAGTGACATCGGCATGCCGGGGATGGACGGGTACGCGCTGCTCAGAGCCATTCGAGCGCGGAGTTGTTCTGCAAATGGTCACCCGCCACTGCCCGCCATTGCGCTCACGGCATTTGCGCGCATCGAGGATCGGGATCGAGCGCTCGATGCCGGATATGCCGAACACCTGACCAAGCCGATCGATCCGGGGAGGCTCGTAACGACCGTGGCGCGTCTTTACCGCGAATATCGCGGGCGCACGTCGTTGAACCAAAATCGCCTTTTGACCGGCTGA
- a CDS encoding AAA family ATPase: protein MKFNPALGESDFRKVRESGAGYLDKTSFISEVLGDMSSVTLFPRPRRFGKTLNLSALAYFLRQSSEDVSHLFEGLAVTRDARAMAHFQKYPTLYVTFKDVKATTFEQMLNGVRTQIGALFVEHAYLLDDPKTDPITANTFRRFFDGTASRQDVESSLWILSRALFAHHRKHVVILVDEYDTPIQAGYTHGYFDEVVLLFRNLFSAALKDNVALFKGVLTGILRVSKENMFSGLNNIQVYSILDRDYATCFGFTEDEVASIVDPTRLEEVRTWYNGYIFGGQVIYNPWSILNYIKRGMLQPYWVNTGSSDLIEQLAARQGMALSEKSSALLNGETIEIPIDDNIVLRDIERQPDALWNFLLFSGYLKIAKLDFHMGRYTGHLCIPNNEIRQVYEDMFRNWLKKADPDWSLTKDFVKALLGGDAARVQELLGRILLTAMSYQDPTGRAPEKLYHGFVLGLLVHLESQYDVRSNRESGYGRADVLMRPKTAGQPGVVMEFKVPFGKETPEQALLEAAKQIRERQYAAEVASAGAAPVHEYAMVFDGKQAWVKRVDELIG from the coding sequence GTGAAGTTCAATCCTGCCCTCGGAGAATCCGACTTTCGTAAGGTGCGTGAAAGCGGAGCTGGTTACCTCGACAAGACCAGCTTCATCAGCGAGGTGCTGGGCGACATGAGCTCGGTAACGCTCTTCCCACGGCCTCGGCGGTTTGGCAAGACGCTCAACCTGTCTGCCCTGGCGTATTTCCTGAGGCAGAGCTCCGAGGACGTGTCGCACCTGTTCGAGGGCCTTGCGGTCACACGCGATGCGCGGGCTATGGCGCACTTCCAGAAGTATCCGACGCTCTACGTGACGTTCAAGGACGTGAAAGCGACGACGTTCGAGCAGATGCTCAATGGCGTTCGGACGCAAATCGGGGCGCTCTTCGTGGAGCATGCTTATCTGCTCGATGACCCGAAAACCGATCCGATCACAGCGAATACATTTCGTCGTTTCTTTGATGGCACAGCGTCCAGGCAAGACGTTGAGAGCTCTTTGTGGATCCTGTCACGAGCCTTGTTCGCTCATCACCGGAAGCATGTCGTCATTCTCGTCGACGAATACGACACGCCCATTCAGGCGGGATATACGCACGGCTACTTCGACGAGGTCGTTTTGCTTTTTCGGAACCTTTTTTCGGCGGCGCTCAAAGACAACGTCGCGCTTTTCAAAGGGGTGCTCACGGGCATCTTGCGCGTGTCGAAAGAAAACATGTTTTCGGGGCTCAATAATATTCAAGTATATTCGATTCTCGATCGCGACTACGCAACGTGTTTCGGCTTCACCGAAGACGAAGTTGCGTCCATCGTCGATCCCACGCGTTTGGAAGAGGTACGCACCTGGTACAATGGATATATTTTCGGCGGCCAAGTCATCTACAACCCCTGGTCGATCCTCAATTACATCAAGCGAGGCATGCTTCAGCCTTATTGGGTAAATACAGGCTCGAGCGACCTCATCGAGCAACTTGCGGCGAGGCAAGGGATGGCGCTTTCGGAAAAATCGTCCGCGCTGCTCAACGGGGAGACCATTGAAATTCCCATCGATGACAACATCGTGCTTCGGGACATCGAAAGGCAGCCGGATGCGCTCTGGAATTTCTTGTTGTTTTCGGGGTATTTGAAAATCGCAAAACTAGATTTTCACATGGGTCGCTATACCGGTCATTTGTGCATTCCGAACAACGAAATTCGGCAAGTGTACGAAGACATGTTCCGCAACTGGCTCAAGAAAGCCGACCCCGACTGGTCTCTGACGAAAGATTTCGTCAAAGCGTTGCTCGGCGGAGACGCAGCAAGAGTGCAAGAGTTGTTGGGACGCATTCTCCTCACCGCCATGTCCTATCAAGATCCCACCGGACGCGCGCCGGAAAAGTTGTACCATGGGTTCGTCTTGGGGCTCTTGGTGCATTTGGAATCGCAATACGATGTCCGATCGAATCGAGAATCGGGCTATGGCCGTGCCGACGTGCTCATGCGGCCGAAAACGGCAGGACAACCGGGTGTGGTGATGGAATTCAAGGTGCCCTTCGGGAAAGAAACGCCCGAACAAGCGCTGCTCGAGGCAGCCAAACAAATTCGCGAGCGTCAATATGCAGCGGAAGTGGCGAGCGCCGGCGCCGCACCCGTGCACGAATACGCCATGGTTTTCGACGGGAAACAAGCGTGGGTGAAACGCGTCGACGAATTGATTGGGTAG